A single genomic interval of Cucumis sativus cultivar 9930 chromosome 5, Cucumber_9930_V3, whole genome shotgun sequence harbors:
- the LOC101203804 gene encoding uncharacterized protein LOC101203804 isoform X2, with product MTAAIAVSFPKSAILWQNPFSRKDPVPNFLGRSFKGFTKSRTKLHPLGLIVASSTSSSSSDGSVSERFYFNFTGFPFPLGPFLNRRTIRTEAVKGSIWLFEQEQALGFSSVSTNIRMTVIKLKSGGLWVHAPIAPTKECIQLLKELDAPVEYIILPTFAYEHKIFVGPFSRKFPRAQIWVAPRQWSWPLNLPLEFLGIFRAKTLKDEDLSAPWADEIEQKVLSSPEVGIGPYVEVAFYHKRSRTLLVTDAVIFVPRQPPECISKESLLASAKNGLAVKLLSKGKEVPEEQVVDNKNNRQKGWERMVLQILFLGPSNLLEPKASFAQMSQKLIVSPIVKTLVFSKVPEKVRDWIDRIVRDWKFKRIIPAHFAAPVNASTSDFLTAFGFLDDLLGERYVNRPSLSLLFASLMGKAASYFPPDDMKTLSSLDQFLVSVGAVKKTVSGRKR from the exons ATGACAGCAGCCATTGCTGTTTCTTTTCCCAAATCCGCCATTTTATGGCAAAACCCATTCTCTCGCAAAGACCCTGTTCCCAATTTTCTTGGCCGCTCGTTTAAGGGTTTCACTAAATCGAGGACGAAACTTCATCCTCTAGGTCTAATTGTTGCTTCCTCCACTTCATCTAGTAGTAGCGATGGAAGTGTCAGTGAAAGATTCTACTTCAATTTCACTGGGTTCCCTTTTCCTCTTGGCCCCTTTCTTAATCGCCGTACTATTAGAACCGAG GCTGTGAAAGGTTCTATATGGCTTTTTGAGCAAGAACAAGCGTTGGGTTTCAGTAGTGTCTCAACAAACATTAGGATGACAGTCATCAAACTCAAATCTGGTGGCTTATGGGTCCATGCACCCATTGCTCCGACCAAGGAGTGTATTCAG CTTCTGAAAGAGTTGGATGCTCCCGTAGAGTACATTATTTTACCAACATTTGCATATGAGCACAAGATATTTGTTGGGCCGTTTTCAAGAAAGTTCCCACGTGCTCAGATATGGGTGGCACCAAGGCAATGGAGTTGGCCATTGAACTTGCCATTGGAATTTTTGGGGATTTTTCGGGCTAAAACATTGAAAGACGAGGATTTATCTGCTCCATGGGCCGATGAGATTGAACAGAAAGTCTTAAGCTCGCCAGAAGTTG GGATTGGACCATATGTGGAGGTTGCTTTTTATCATAAGCGATCAAGAACACTGCTGGTGACAGATGCTGTGATCTTTGTCCCTAGACAGCCGCCCGAATGCATTAGCAAAGAATCGTTATTGGCATCAGCAAAGAACGGTTTGGCAGTAAAACTATTAAGTAAGGGAAAGGAAGTCCCTGAAGAGCAAGTTGTTGACAACAAGAACAACCGTCAAAAAG GGTGGGAAAGAATGGTACTTCAGATATTGTTCCTTGGGCCTTCAAATCTCTTGGAACCTAAGGCTAGTTTTGCTCAAATGTCACAGAAGCTTATTGTTTCACCCATAGTAAAGACTCTTGTCTTCAGCAAAGTTCCTGAAAAG GTAAGGGACTGGATTGATAGAATTGTCCGAGATTGGAAGTTCAAGAGAATCATCCCTGCTCACTTTGCAGCTCCAGTAAATGCAAGTACTTCTGATTTCTTAACTGCATTCGGCTTTCTCGACGACCTTTTGGGTGAGCGCTATGTCAACCGACCTTCACTCTCCCTTCTCTTTGCATCACTCATGGGGAAGGCTGCCAGTTACTTTCCACCAGATGATATGAAGACCTTATCATCACTTGACCAGTTCTTAGTATCGGTCGGAGCCGTGAAAAAGACCGTATCGGGCAGAAAAAGGTAG
- the LOC101213437 gene encoding uncharacterized protein LOC101213437, which translates to MVMVISKSATFPFMWFTIHLFPYKPSPTFPSSLQERKFDHILYKVMEACFVTSKPTSFPIHTRRSPTPSSLKISCCQFRSPLSGGEEDDWRSFRAKLIATQKLSTPQISSSFVDLDTVVDHPPSVSLGEKWAHVIHGPEKGCLLIATEKLDGVHIFERTVILLLNNGQLGPSGIILNRPSLMSIKETRSTALDVAGTFSEQALYFGGPLEGGVFLVSPKTNGEDGVGKSGVFEEVMKGMYYGTKESVGCAAEMVKRNLVGAEDFRFFDGYCGWEKDQLKDEIKAGYWTVAACSPNLIQMDVGNVGLWDNLLSLLGPKKVW; encoded by the exons ATGGTCATGGTCATATCAAAAAGTGcaacttttccttttatgtgGTTCACAATTCATCTCTTTCCTTATAAACCTTCTCCCACTTTCCCTTCATCTttgcaagaaagaaaatttgatcaCATCCTTTACAAAGTTATGGAAGCTTGTTTTGTCACCTCCAAACCCACTTCTTTCCCTATTCATACAAGAAGATCACCAACCCCATCATCTCTCAAAATATCAT GTTGTCAATTTAGATCACCCTTATCAGGAGGAGAGGAAGATGATTGGAGATCGTTTAGAGCGAAATTGATTGCCACTCAAAAACTATCAACGCCTCagatttcatcttcttttgtGGATCTTGACACGGTAGTGGATCATCCACCGTCGGTCTCCCTAGGTGAGAAATGGGCTCATGTCATTCATGGACCGGAAAAGGGATGTCTTCTAATAGCTACAGAGAAGCTTGATGGAGTACACATATTCGAACGAACGGTGATTCTTTTGTTAAACAATGGGCAGTTAGGTCCATCAGGGATCATACTAAACAGACCCTCGTTGATGTCCATTAAGGAAACGAGGTCGACGGCGCTGGATGTTGCCGGGACGTTCTCGGAGCAGGCATTGTACTTTGGCGGGCCATTGGAAGGAGGAGTGTTTCTAGTGAGCCCAAAGACAAATGGGGAAGATGGGGTTGGAAAGAGTGGGGTTTTTGAGGAAGTAATGAAAGGGATGTATTATGGGACTAAAGAAAGCGTTGGATGTGCAGCAGAAATGGTGAAGAGAAATCTTGTTGGGGCTGAAGATTTTAGGTTCTTTGATGGGTATTGTGGTTGGGAAAAGGACCAATTGAAAGATGAAATTAAAGCTGGTTATTGGACCGTGGCTGCTTGTAGTcctaatttaattcaaatggaTGTGGGAAATGTGGGACTTTGGGACAACTTACTCAGCCTTTTGGGCCCTAAAAAGGTTTGGTGA
- the LOC101203804 gene encoding uncharacterized protein LOC101203804 isoform X1, with the protein MTAAIAVSFPKSAILWQNPFSRKDPVPNFLGRSFKGFTKSRTKLHPLGLIVASSTSSSSSDGSVSERFYFNFTGFPFPLGPFLNRRTIRTEAVKGSIWLFEQEQALGFSSVSTNIRMTVIKLKSGGLWVHAPIAPTKECIQLLKELDAPVEYIILPTFAYEHKIFVGPFSRKFPRAQIWVAPRQWSWPLNLPLEFLGIFRAKTLKDEDLSAPWADEIEQKVLSSPEVGIGPYVEVAFYHKRSRTLLVTDAVIFVPRQPPECISKESLLASAKNGLAVKLLSKGKEVPEEQVVDNKNNRQKELGTGYAGWERMVLQILFLGPSNLLEPKASFAQMSQKLIVSPIVKTLVFSKVPEKVRDWIDRIVRDWKFKRIIPAHFAAPVNASTSDFLTAFGFLDDLLGERYVNRPSLSLLFASLMGKAASYFPPDDMKTLSSLDQFLVSVGAVKKTVSGRKR; encoded by the exons ATGACAGCAGCCATTGCTGTTTCTTTTCCCAAATCCGCCATTTTATGGCAAAACCCATTCTCTCGCAAAGACCCTGTTCCCAATTTTCTTGGCCGCTCGTTTAAGGGTTTCACTAAATCGAGGACGAAACTTCATCCTCTAGGTCTAATTGTTGCTTCCTCCACTTCATCTAGTAGTAGCGATGGAAGTGTCAGTGAAAGATTCTACTTCAATTTCACTGGGTTCCCTTTTCCTCTTGGCCCCTTTCTTAATCGCCGTACTATTAGAACCGAG GCTGTGAAAGGTTCTATATGGCTTTTTGAGCAAGAACAAGCGTTGGGTTTCAGTAGTGTCTCAACAAACATTAGGATGACAGTCATCAAACTCAAATCTGGTGGCTTATGGGTCCATGCACCCATTGCTCCGACCAAGGAGTGTATTCAG CTTCTGAAAGAGTTGGATGCTCCCGTAGAGTACATTATTTTACCAACATTTGCATATGAGCACAAGATATTTGTTGGGCCGTTTTCAAGAAAGTTCCCACGTGCTCAGATATGGGTGGCACCAAGGCAATGGAGTTGGCCATTGAACTTGCCATTGGAATTTTTGGGGATTTTTCGGGCTAAAACATTGAAAGACGAGGATTTATCTGCTCCATGGGCCGATGAGATTGAACAGAAAGTCTTAAGCTCGCCAGAAGTTG GGATTGGACCATATGTGGAGGTTGCTTTTTATCATAAGCGATCAAGAACACTGCTGGTGACAGATGCTGTGATCTTTGTCCCTAGACAGCCGCCCGAATGCATTAGCAAAGAATCGTTATTGGCATCAGCAAAGAACGGTTTGGCAGTAAAACTATTAAGTAAGGGAAAGGAAGTCCCTGAAGAGCAAGTTGTTGACAACAAGAACAACCGTCAAAAAG AATTGGGGACTGGTTATGCAGGGTGGGAAAGAATGGTACTTCAGATATTGTTCCTTGGGCCTTCAAATCTCTTGGAACCTAAGGCTAGTTTTGCTCAAATGTCACAGAAGCTTATTGTTTCACCCATAGTAAAGACTCTTGTCTTCAGCAAAGTTCCTGAAAAG GTAAGGGACTGGATTGATAGAATTGTCCGAGATTGGAAGTTCAAGAGAATCATCCCTGCTCACTTTGCAGCTCCAGTAAATGCAAGTACTTCTGATTTCTTAACTGCATTCGGCTTTCTCGACGACCTTTTGGGTGAGCGCTATGTCAACCGACCTTCACTCTCCCTTCTCTTTGCATCACTCATGGGGAAGGCTGCCAGTTACTTTCCACCAGATGATATGAAGACCTTATCATCACTTGACCAGTTCTTAGTATCGGTCGGAGCCGTGAAAAAGACCGTATCGGGCAGAAAAAGGTAG
- the LOC101203560 gene encoding cyclic nucleotide-gated ion channel 2 yields MPSSMWSELCLRPSPPPLNVAADATPVLECYACTQVGVPAFHSTSCDHAHQQPEWEASAGSSLVPIQPTKSSPAPRHSSAGCFGTVLDPRKKPVQRWNRVLLLARGMSLAVDPLYFYALSIGRGGWPCLYMDGGLAAGVTVVRTCLDIVHLWHVWLQFRLAYVSKESMVIGCGKLVWDARDIASHYVRSFKGFWFDAFVILPVPQIVYWLVLPKLIREERIKLIMTVILLMFLFQFLPKVYHSIILMRRMQKVTGYIFGTIWWGFGLNLIAYFIASHVAGGCWYVLAIQRVASCIQQHCERNKCNLSLSCSEEVCYQFLSSDTTIGSSCGRNSTATFRKPLCLDVNGPFAYGIYKWALPVISSNSVAVKILYPIFWGLMTLSTFGNDLEPTSNWLEVCFSICTVLSGLLLFTLLIGNIQVLLHAVMARRRKMQLRCRDLEWWMRRRQLPSRLKHRVRHYEHQRWAAMGGEDEMELINDLPEGLRRDIKRHLCVDLIRKVPLFQNLEELILDNICDKVKPLVFSKDEKIIREGDPVPRMLFIVCGRVKRSQSLSKGMTATSFIEPGGFLGDELLSWCLRRPFLERLPASSATFVCIEPTEAFALKADHLKYITDHFRYKFANERLKRTARFYSSNWRTWAAVNIQLAWRRYRKRMRRPVIAVVENGSTERRLLQYAAMFMSFRPHDHLE; encoded by the exons ATGCCTTCTTCCAT GTGGAGCGAGCTTTGTCTGAGGCCATCACCGCCTCCTCTCAATGTCGCCGCCGACGCAACCCCAGTCTTGGAATGCTACGCCTGTACCCAAGTGGGCGTTCCAGCCTTCCACTCCACCAGCTGCGACCACGCCCACCAACAACCCGAATGGGAAGCCTCCGCGGGCTCTTCCCTGGTTCCAATCCAACCCACAAAATCCTCACCAGCGCCCCGACATTCTTCGGCGGGTTGCTTCGGGACGGTTCTGGACCCAAGAAAGAAACCGGTTCAGAGATGGAACCGGGTTCTGTTATTGGCCCGGGGAATGTCTCTTGCGGTTGATCCGCTTTACTTCTATGCTCTGTCTATTGGAAGAGGAGGATGGCCTTGCCTGTACATGGATGGTGGGTTGGCTGCCGGAGTTACGGTGGTTCGAACGTGTCTTGATATAGTGCACTTGTGGCACGTGTGGCTTCAGTTCAGGCTTGCTTACGTGTCGAAAGAGAGTATGGTGATTGGGTGTGGGAAACTGGTGTGGGATGCACGTGATATTGCTTCTCACTATGTTCGTTCTTTCAAAGGCTTTTGGTTTGATGCCTTTGTTATCCTCCCTGTTCCTCAG AttgtttattggttggttTTACCAAAACTGATCAGAGAAGAAAGAATCAAACTTATAATGACAGTAATCTTATTAATGTTCTTGTTCCAATTCCTCCCAAAAGTTTACCACTCCATTATTTTAATGAGAAGAATGCAGAAGGTTACTGGATACATCTTTGGCACCATTTGGTGGGGTTTTGGCCTCAATCTCATTGCCTATTTTATTGCCTCTCAT GTTGCTGGGGGTTGTTGGTATGTTCTTGCAATACAGCGAGTTGCTTCTTGTATCCAACAACATTGTGAGAGAAACAAGTGCAACTTATCTTTGTCTTGCTCTGAGGAGGTGTGTTATCAGTTTCTATCATCAGATACAACGATTGGAAGTTCGTGTGGTCGGAATTCGACTGCTACGTTTAGGAAGCCACTATGTTTGGATGTTAATGGTCCGTTCGCCTATGGCATCTACAAGTGGGCTCTTCCTGTCATTTCTAGCAATTCAGTTGCTGTCAAAATCCTTTATCCTATCTTTTGGGGATTAATGACTCTCAG CACCTTTGGAAATGATCTTGAGCCTACGAGTAATTGGCTGGAAGTGTGCTTCAGTATTTGTACGGTGCTTAGTGGATTGTTGCTTTTCACTCTTTTGATTGGTAATATTCag GTACTTTTGCACGCTGTCATGGCAAGGAGGCGAAAAATGCAGCTGAGATGTCGAGATTTGGAGTGGTGGATGAGGAGACGACAATTGCCATCTCGTTTGAAACATCGAGTTCGACACTATGAGCACCAGAGATGGGCAGCTATGGGAGGAGAAGATGAGATGGAACTAATCAATGATTTGCCAGAAGGTCTTAGAAGAGATATCAAACGTCATCTTTGTGTTGACCTAATCAGAAAG GTGCCTCTCTTTCAAAACCTGGAGGAGCTGATTCTAGACAACATATGTGACAAAGTCAAGCCACTTGTATTCTCCAAAGATGAAAAG ATAATCAGAGAAGGAGATCCTGTTCCAAGGATGTTATTCATAGTGTGTGGACGAGTAAAACGTAGCCAAAGCCTGAGCAAGGGCATGACAGCGACAAGTTTTATTGAACCGGGAGGATTTCTTGGTGACGAACTGCTATCGTGGTGTCTTCGTCGCCCATTTCTGGAGAGACTTCCAGCTTCATCCGCTACATTTGTTTGCATTGAACCAACAGAAGCATTTGCCCTGAAAGCAGACCATCTGAAGTACATAACCGATCACTTCCGCTACAAATTCGCGAATGAGAGACTGAAGAGAACAGCAAGATTTTACTCTTCCAACTGGAGAACATGGGCTGCTGTTAACATACAACTTGCTTGGCGTCGATACAGAAAACGGATGAGGCGTCCAGTGATAGCTGTGGTGGAAAATGGAAGCACTGAACGTCGGCTTTTGCAGTATGCTGCAATGTTCATGTCATTCAGACCACATGATCATCTTGAATAG